The nucleotide sequence CGATCGTCGGCGTCGGCGACATCGCGGATCACTCCAGCGGCGGCGTTGCCGGCCGATTCCATGAGTTGTTTCCGGGTTACACCCAGCGCGGCGGCATTTGCGTCGACGATGGCGATCTCCCGGCCGGTGAGTTCGCTCCCGAAGGTCATGGCCGGGGGTTCGAACGCTCGGCGGTTAACAGTTCAGCATTATCAGCGATTGAAGGTGGATCCGGGTGCTTTTCGGCGTCGATGAGCAACTATGCCGTGCATGCCGCTGATGTCAGATGACGACTTCTCCATCCACGACGACGACTGCGAGAAGCAAGAGAGCGGCTGGATGCCTGTCTCGGATCTGCCGGACGAGGTCACCTCCATGGACGACCTCGACTGTGCGTGCTGGGAGGAGTACGATTCGATCGCCGAGATTTGATCGGTCGCCGGGCCGCCATTCGACGGTCACCGCCTGATCTCGAAGCCGTCCAGCCCCTGGGGTTCCTCGGACGTCACCTCGACTTCGTCCACCCGGGCCGCCGGACTGCCCTCGTGACAGAACTCGACCATCGCGTCGACCCCCTCCTCGTCCCCCTCGAAGACTGCCTCGACGCGGCCGTCGGACAGGTTCTTCACCCAGCCATCGACGCCGTGCTTCTCGGCTGTGTCGCGGGTCGTCGCCCGGAAGAAAACGCCCTGTACGTTGCCGGAGACGTGGACGTGTGCGCGAACTTGATCACTCATGTGCTGCAGTTCGGACGCCGAGGCAAAAATGCCACTCCCGGGTGTCGTCTGTCGTCCTCACTCAGTCGACCCGCCGCCGTTACGGAGATGATGAAAGACGTACGTCTGGGCGTAGCCGGCGTACTGCCCGCCGAAGCGCTCCCGAATCGCCCGGGAGGTCTCGGCGTAGGAGCCCCGGTCACATTCAGGGTAATACTCCTCGATCGTCGACCGGATCCAGGTGTCAAGCGGGACCGCCTCGACGAATCCCAGCGAGAACAACAGCACGCAATCGGCCACCTTCTCGCCGACGCCGACGAACTGGGTGAGATACTCCCGGGCGTCTTCGTATGCCAGGTCCGTCGCCTCCTGGGGGTGGGCCGTCCCCTCGGCAACCATTTCGGCCGTCCGCTGAACGTACGGAGCGCGATAGCCCAGGCCGAGGTCCCGGAGGTCCCCTTCCGTCGCCTCGGCGAGTCGTCCGGGCGTCGGAAAGGCATGGTACTCCTCCCCGTCGAAGGTGATCGACTCGCCGAAGCGTTCCTCCAGCGCGCGCTGCATCTCGTGAATCCGGCCGATCCGCATCTGGGCCGAGCAGATGAACGCGATCAGCGTCGCGAAGGGAGGATCGCGGACAAGCCGCAGCCCCCAGTAGCGGTCGAAGGCGGCGTCGAGCAGTGGGTCCGCAGGTGTTGCGTCCCTGATCTCCGCGAGGTCGTCGTCCAGTCGGAGGCGTCGTCGGAGCGTTGCTTCCGCCTCGAAACTCGCTTCCCACTCCAGCCGATCGTCGACTTGCCGGACGCGAACGATGTCGTGGTCCCCTTCGCTCAAGCCCCCGTCATTGTCGATGACTGTCGCGTACCACGCGTCCCCACCGTACGCATTGCTGGTTTCGTACATCTGGCCGTCCAAACGCGTCCAGCGAAAGCTCTGGCCGCTCTCCACTGTCGACTGGAGATCGAACGCGACCGACGAAAGCGACAGCGTCCCGCGGTTCATACCACCGCTCCGGGCGAGTCACCTTTGTCCGTTTCGCGTTCGACCGGCCTAACCTTCTTATCAGAGGCGTGCAAAGTTGTTCACATGAACTGTCGAGTTGTCGTCGAAGCGGCTGTGCCCGTATACGACGTCGAAACCGCAGACGAGGCCGTGCGTATCGCCATCTCGAAGACGGGGGAGATGCTCAATCCCGACCTCAACTACGTCGAGATAAACATGAGCGGGCGACACTGTCCCCACTGTGGCGAGGAACTCGACCCCGCCTTCATCGCCGCCGACGAGAGCCTCGTCGCCCTCGAACTCGAGATGACGGTGTTCAACGTCGAGCGTGACGAACACGCCGCCCGTATCGCTCGCAAGGAGATCGGCCAGCGCCTCGAAAACATCCCGCTGGAGATCGTCGAGATCGAGGCGATCGAAGACGAAGCGGACGACACTGACGAGGACGGTTCTGACGAGAGCGAACCAGTCGAGGAAGCGTCGACGGTCGTCTCGGAGACTGCTGGGGACACTGATACCGATCCCGTGGCTGAGGACGACCGGGACGATGACGTCCTCCCGGAATTCGAGGAACTGATCGACGAATAACCCGATCGGTACAGCTGACTCCGACGCAGCTTCCTCGACAGTCACACGACGACTCGATTTTGCGGATGGCGACACGATTCACGATCAGCAACGCAGTCGCTGGCGAACGTGAGACGCCGAAAACTGTCGGGGCGCTTCCCAGCAGAGTCAGTCAGCAGTCGCGGAGACGCGCTCGGTGTCCGTCGTGGACTCCATTTCTCCGGTGATGCCCTCGGCGAGAGCGAACACGGCCGCCTTGTGGTCCGTCTTGGACTTGTGGATCGACGTCGGCTTCACGCCGAGTTCCGTGTATCGCTGGTGGTCGACTTTCGTGTCGAGTGTTTGTTCGTAGTGATCGCGTACCTGCGCAAGCAGCCCATGGAGATGGATGAGCTCCTGCTTTTTCATGGTCACTCAATCGTAACGACTGGAGGGTTATAGTAGTATCCTGAGTACTGTTACCACACTTCTCTGGTAGCGAGGGCGTTCCTAACGGTTGTTTTCGATGGATCTGTGGAGACGACTGCACCCCGATCGGCGATTCGAGACGTATCAATTATCATTATAATTCGGCAGCGGTCCAGTGGGGCGGTCAGTCGTCGGCTGACACGGCACGCCCCGTGCTGGGGAGCGTTTCGCACCGGTTTGAAAGATTTTTATTCGATCGTAGACGACGTAGGGATATGGACTACGATGACATGCTCGATCGGGCGATCGAGGACACGCCGGACATCGAGTCGGGGGCCGACCGGTTCGACGTGCCCGATCCGGACGTTCGCCAGGAGGGGAACATGACGGTATACGAAAACTTCCAGGCGACGACCCGTCGGCTCGGCCGTGAGGACGAGCACGTGATGAAATTCCTGCAGGACGAACTTGGGACCAGCGGTCACATCGACGAAAGCGGGCGCGCCCGGCTCACCGGCGAGTTCAAGCAGCGCCGGATTCAGGCGGCGCTCGACGCCTATACTGAGGAGTTCGTCATCTGCTCGGAGTGTGGCCTTCCGGACACGCGGCTCATCCGCGAGCAGGGTGCAATTTTGCTCCGGTGTGAGGCCTGTGGTGCGCGGTCCGCCACCAGCGGGTAGCTCCGATTTTCGAACGGACTGTTCCCGCCCGACACTGGACGGAACTCAGCGAAGCTCTCGCAGCGTTTCGAGATCGCGGTCGGTTCGCATGAACTCGGAGAGCCGGCGCTGTTCCGCACAGTCGGGGCACGTGAAGAGTTCCTCGGGGGCCGGAAGATCGCGCGGCGTCGATTCCCACTCTTTGCGACACTCGGGACAGACGAGTCTGACGTACGCTTCCTCCATCGATGGGTGTGTATGACACACCTACGGAAATAAGGTTTGTTGCTCCCAACGGGGGAACCCGCGCCGACTGAAGATTGCTCGACGGTGATCAGGCACCTGCGTGTCGGTCGATCAGGCTCCTGTAGTGACTCTGGTCGCGGACGCCGACGACCTGTTCGGCGACCTCGCCGCCGGCGAAGACGACCACCGTCGGGACGCCCCGGACCTGGTACTGACTCGCCAATTCCTGGTGGGCGTCGACGTCGACTTTGGCGACGGCCGCGTCGGTCTCGGCGGCGAGTTCCTCGACGATCGGCTCCAGCATCTTGCACGGTCCACACCAGTCCGCATAGAAATCCACCATGACGACGTCGTGGGTCGCGACGACCTCGTCGAAGTCGTCGATGCTGTCGACGTGAATCGGTTCGTTCGGGGCTGTCGTCGGCGCTGAATCGTCCTGTTGCATGAGTTGCTCTTTCTTGCGTTGTTTGATCGTCTCGATATCGTCTCCGCCGGTCATAGCATCCGCCGATAGGCCCCACCGACGCTTAAGTGTTGTGAATGGACCATACAATACCGCTGTGAAGCTCGTTCCCCATCTAGCGGGTGATTTCCCCTCAGATACGTGCCTGCATTGGCCCGTAAAGATCTGTTACGTCTATGATGTGACGGGTGGTCGGGCCCCGAAACCGCCTCCGTTGCAGTGTTAGAGTGATGCACAGCACTCACAACACTTTTGAACGCGCTTCGCCTAGACGGGGCTACGAATGGCAGAGTCGATCAACGAGTACCTCAAGCAGGACATGGAGTGTGAGGGGTTGCTCGAATGCATCCACGGGCTCAAGGAACTCGATAAGGAGGTGTTTGTGACCCTGACTGATACGACGGAGCCGATGACTATCGACGAGATCGCCGACGCCGTCGATCGGGAGCGCTCGACCGCGTATCGAGCAGTCCAGCGCCTCCTCCAGTCGGGCTTCATCCAGAAGGAACAGGTCAATTACGATCAGGGTGGGTACTATCACGTCTACCACCCGACGGACCCTGATCAGATCGCGGATAAGATGCAGCGGACGCTCAACGACTGGTACGCCAAGATGGGCCAACTTATCGGCGAGTTCCGCGAGAAGTACGACCCAGAGGCGGCGGTCGATCCGGCGGCTGACAGCTAGTCACGACGGTTGGATTGTGATCCGCCTCATCTTTCATGTCGGTCACGATGATCGTTTGTGCTTGCCGGCGACCGACGGATGTTTGTAGTATGGGCCGGTTGACACGACCAGGTTACCCGTCGGATGGCTCGAACGTACTACGATGTCCTCGGCGTCGAGGAATCGGCCTCAACTGCCGATATCGAGGCTGCCTACCGCGAGCGGCTCAAGGAGACCCATCCCGACGTCACGGACGATCCCGACGCGACTGACACAGTGCAGGAAGTCATCGACGCCAGGGACGTGCTGACTGACGAGGCCGAGCGTGCCCGTTACGACCGATTGGGCCACGAAGCGTACGTCTCCGGTGATCCCACTGGGATGGCGTCTGCATCGGCAAGGGGGTCCACGGACGAGGGGGCAGGGGAAACGCACTCCGCCGCGTCTGCGCACAGCCAGTCCGACGGCAGTTCGACGTCCGTCGGCGATAACACACGGGTCCGATCCGGGTCACGTGACGCGACGCGAGGTCAGTCATCCACCCCTACCGACAGAGACCGGACGTGGGCACATGGGTCAGGGGGAAGGGTCACCCAGCCGGGCGATCCGAACACGGTCCGGTGGAGTCGCCTGTTCCCGCCGAACCAGTCGGTCGTCCTGCTGCTCGCGGCGTTCATCTGTTACCCTCCCTTTGTCCTTTTTAGCGTCTACCCACCGTTCCCAGCCGTGTTTAATCTCATCGTCGCCGCGTGTACGCTGGCGCTCGTGGGCTATCTCATCTCGCTGCCCGAGATCGGCGTGCTCGTGTTCGGCTTCTGGGGTCTCGTTACAGCCGGGTCCTTCCTGATCGGGTCGCTCGGCATGATCTCGCTGTCCGGCGTCCTTGCGATGACGGCGACCTGGCTCCCACTTGGCCTCTCGATCGTGGTATTTCGACTCATTCGACACTGACCGCGAGTCACGGGTGCCCCATCCAGTCACCGCAATTCGGTCCGGACATCCTCGTGGATCGTCTCCCGGACACGGTGGCTCTCCGCTGCGTCGAAGGTAATTTCGATGATCTGGGTGCCGGGGGCGGCCAGGGATTCCCGATAGAGCGATTCGAACCCATCGAGTGACGCAGTCCGGACGAATTCGGCATCGTAGAGCTCCCCGACGGGCGAGAAATCCAGGCCGTGTGGCGTCTTGAAAAAGTCAGTGAACGGTGGGTCGAAGTCCTCGATCGGCAGCATGTGGAAGATGCCACCGCCGTCGTTGTTGAGCAGGACGATCGTCGCCTCGACCTCGGCCCGGGCCAGCGCGAGTAGTCCGTTCATGTCGTGATAGAAGGAGACATCGCCGAGGACGCCGACCAGGGGACCGTCGGTCGCGCTTGCGGCCCCCAGTGCCGTGCTGGTGACGCCGTCGATCCCGCTCACGCCGCGATTCCCCAGGATGCGGACTGATCTCGCCCGTGGCTGTCCGAACCGGTCGAGATCCCGGACTGGCATGCTGTTGCCGACGACCAAGGTCGCTCCGGCAGGAATCTCCGCTGCCACCGTCGACAGGACCGCTCCTTCGAAGTTGGCGTCCGTTGTTGTCCGATCCAGCAGTGACCAGTACGTCTCCTCGGCGCGCTCGAAGCGCTCACGCCACGCGTCGTCCCCGCCGGTCGCGATCCGGTCGGCCAGGTCGTCGGCCAGCCGGGTCGGATCGGCGACGAGCAGGTCGCTCGCCGTGAACTCGGCTTCGGTCCATTCGCCGGCCGGGTCGACCACGAACTGGCGGGCCTCGCTATCCCGGAGATAGTGCCTGAGGACCTTCGACGTGGGTGAGGCACCGAACCGAACGACGACATCGGGGTCCGGCCAGCCCCACTCCTCGCTCGCGTCGAGATACGAGTCGTAGCCGCCACAGATCCCCACGCTGTCGGCGTGACCGAATCGGTGGCCCGAGAGTGGATCGGCGAGGACAGGGAAATCGGTTGCGCGGGCGAGCCCGACCAGTGCCTCTCTGGCCGGTGTCGGTTGGCTCGCCGGCCCAGCGACGATCAGTCCCCGGTCGGCTCCCTCGATGACTCCGGCGACGCGGTCGAGTTCCTCGTCGGCAAGCGTCACCGCCCCCTGGGAAATCCCGACGAACGGGCCGTCCCGCCCCTCGACTGCCAGGGGCGCACGCTCGCCGAGATCGTCGGGAACGTCACCCTCGACGTGGACCGGTTCGAGTGGCTTTCGGAAGGGGATATTGAGATGAACCGGGCCCGCCGGCGTCCCTATCGCGTCGGCGACAGCCCGATCCGCCGTCACGCGGAGCGACCGTAGCGCTCGCGGACGCGGTGCGGGTTCGGGGAGTGTCCGGTACTGTCTGACGGCCGACCCGTAGAGCTTCGTCTGGTCGGCAGTCTGGTTTGCGCCGCTGTCCTGAAGTTCGGGTGGCCGGTCGGCCGTGAGCACGACAAGCGGCACCCGACCCTCGTCGGCTTCCATCACGGCCGGGTGGAGATTCGCCGTCGCCGTCCCCGAGGTCGTGACGACGGCGGTCGGCTCGCCACTCTGGCGGCCCCGACCGAGCGCGAAGAAGGCGGCCGAGCGTTCGTCGAGCAACGAGACCACCTCGACCTCGCTGGCCGCGAACGCGGTCGTCAACGGCGTCGACCGGCTCCCGGGCGCGAGACAGGCATATTCGACCCCGGCGGCCGCGAGTTCGTCGACGAGCACGTTCGCCCACAGTGTGTTGCGGTTCGGGGCCATCATCGTAAGGCGTCGAGGATCGGGCGGTACTTGAGCTGAATCTCGTCCCACTCGGCGTCGGGGTCGCTATCGGCGACGATCCCCGCCCCGGCAAACAGCGTGGCCCGGCGCTCTCTTGTGAGTGCCGACCGAATGCCCACGGCAAACTCCCCATCACCGGCCGCGTCGAACCAGCCGATCGGCGCGGCGTACCACCCGCGATCGAAGGCTTCAGCCTCCTGAATCGCCGCCAACGCATCGTCCGGCGGCAGTCCGCCGACGGCCGGCGTGGGATGTAACGCTTCGACCAGCGAGAGGACGTGTACCTCCGTATCGAGGATCGCCTCGATCGGCGTCTGGAGGTGCTGGACCGTGGCGAGTTGTCTGATGGTTCGTTCGCCAGTCGTGACGGTCTCGGCGAAGCCATCGAGTTGCTCGCGGATGGCTTCGACGACGAGGGCGTGTTCGTGGCTGTCCTTCGGACTGTCCGTGAGTTCCTCGGCGAGCCACTCGTCTTCGGCCCCCGTGTCCCCGCGGCCGATCGACCCCGCCAGTGCCGCTGTCTGCACCCGGGGACCGTCACGCCTGAGCAGTCGCTCGGGGGTCGCCCCGAAGAAAGTCCCCGCGCCTGCTTGCTCGGGTGCGAACGCGAAGCGGTAGCAGTCAGGGTAGGTCTCGCTGAGCCGATCGAGGGCGGCGGGCACTGACAGCGACCCTGCGAGGTCAACGGTCTGAGCGCCGGCCAGGACGACCTTCCGCAGGTCGCCCCGATCGATGCGCTCGACGGCAGCGTCGACCTGTTCGGTCCAGGCGTCGCGCTCGGGGATCTGTGATCGGGCGGCGATGCCTGGTGGCGACTCGGTCGACGGCTGGGCGTTCGTGAGTCGTTCCTGCCAGCGTTCGAGGGTTTGTTCGGCGGTACTCGGGGCGTCCGGACCGACAGCGGCGGCCGTCAGCCAGGTTTCGCCGTCGCGCTCGATGACCGAGACGGCCGGCAGGTGGAAATAGGCGTCCGGAAACCCCGTCCAGTCGGCGTCAGCGTGGCGATCGACCCCGACGTCGTGGAACGCGAAGCCACCGAACAGCCGGGGGCGGGCGAACGGCGGCAGGTTCGTGGCGACATCCTGGTTCGCAAAGAGTCCACTCGCTCGCTCGCGGACCGCTTCGAATCGGTCGCCGCTCGTCACGGAGATCGTCGCCGCGCTGCCCGTCCCCGCGACCGTCTCGTCGGGGCTAGCCCATGCCGTCCACGGTCGCCTGCGGATCTCGTCGGCGAGCAGCGTGGCGGGATCGACGGCGTCGAGTTGGCAGCCACGGATGGCGAGAACGTCGCTGGCGTGATCGGTCCCGACTGCGTCGGCACGCACTGACTCCATCTGGCCTGTCTAGGGGCACAATCCATTAAGGGCTGACGATACCCCCACCATCGGACGCTCGTTCGGACTGGCCGTCACCATCGACGGGCTCGGACGAGTCGCCCTCTCGGCGGGCGTCAGTTCAAGCAGATTCTTATACCTCCCTCCCTGTGGATGGGATACGATGTACGCGCCCAGACACGCGTCTTCGATAGCCGAGGTGAACGTGGGATGAGCGATCCGCAGGACGAAGTCCGGGCGTACACAGTTCGGCTCGAACTCGTCGACGAACCCGGTGAACTCCTCCGGGCGCTATCCCCGATCGCCGACAACGGCGGTAACCTGCTGAGTATCTACCACGAACGCGGGAACATGACCCCGCGCGGGCACATCCCAGTTGAGGTCGATCTCGAAGCGTCGCCCGAGCGCTTCGACGTGATCGTCGACGCGCTTCGGGAGGCCGGCGTCAACGTGATCCAGGCCGGCAAGGAGCGCTACAGCGAGGAACTCACCGTGGTCCTCGTCGGCCATCTCGTCGATACTGATCTCTCTGATACGCTCTCGCAACTCCGGGCGGAGAACGGGGCCGTGACCGATATCTCGCTGGC is from Halorhabdus sp. BNX81 and encodes:
- a CDS encoding acylphosphatase is translated as MSDQVRAHVHVSGNVQGVFFRATTRDTAEKHGVDGWVKNLSDGRVEAVFEGDEEGVDAMVEFCHEGSPAARVDEVEVTSEEPQGLDGFEIRR
- a CDS encoding DNA glycosylase; this encodes MNRGTLSLSSVAFDLQSTVESGQSFRWTRLDGQMYETSNAYGGDAWYATVIDNDGGLSEGDHDIVRVRQVDDRLEWEASFEAEATLRRRLRLDDDLAEIRDATPADPLLDAAFDRYWGLRLVRDPPFATLIAFICSAQMRIGRIHEMQRALEERFGESITFDGEEYHAFPTPGRLAEATEGDLRDLGLGYRAPYVQRTAEMVAEGTAHPQEATDLAYEDAREYLTQFVGVGEKVADCVLLFSLGFVEAVPLDTWIRSTIEEYYPECDRGSYAETSRAIRERFGGQYAGYAQTYVFHHLRNGGGSTE
- a CDS encoding DUF555 domain-containing protein, producing the protein MNCRVVVEAAVPVYDVETADEAVRIAISKTGEMLNPDLNYVEINMSGRHCPHCGEELDPAFIAADESLVALELEMTVFNVERDEHAARIARKEIGQRLENIPLEIVEIEAIEDEADDTDEDGSDESEPVEEASTVVSETAGDTDTDPVAEDDRDDDVLPEFEELIDE
- a CDS encoding UPF0058 family protein, with protein sequence MKKQELIHLHGLLAQVRDHYEQTLDTKVDHQRYTELGVKPTSIHKSKTDHKAAVFALAEGITGEMESTTDTERVSATAD
- a CDS encoding translation initiation factor IF-2 subunit beta, which codes for MDYDDMLDRAIEDTPDIESGADRFDVPDPDVRQEGNMTVYENFQATTRRLGREDEHVMKFLQDELGTSGHIDESGRARLTGEFKQRRIQAALDAYTEEFVICSECGLPDTRLIREQGAILLRCEACGARSATSG
- the trxA gene encoding thioredoxin; the encoded protein is MTGGDDIETIKQRKKEQLMQQDDSAPTTAPNEPIHVDSIDDFDEVVATHDVVMVDFYADWCGPCKMLEPIVEELAAETDAAVAKVDVDAHQELASQYQVRGVPTVVVFAGGEVAEQVVGVRDQSHYRSLIDRHAGA
- a CDS encoding helix-turn-helix domain-containing protein; this translates as MAESINEYLKQDMECEGLLECIHGLKELDKEVFVTLTDTTEPMTIDEIADAVDRERSTAYRAVQRLLQSGFIQKEQVNYDQGGYYHVYHPTDPDQIADKMQRTLNDWYAKMGQLIGEFREKYDPEAAVDPAADS
- a CDS encoding DnaJ domain-containing protein; protein product: MARTYYDVLGVEESASTADIEAAYRERLKETHPDVTDDPDATDTVQEVIDARDVLTDEAERARYDRLGHEAYVSGDPTGMASASARGSTDEGAGETHSAASAHSQSDGSSTSVGDNTRVRSGSRDATRGQSSTPTDRDRTWAHGSGGRVTQPGDPNTVRWSRLFPPNQSVVLLLAAFICYPPFVLFSVYPPFPAVFNLIVAACTLALVGYLISLPEIGVLVFGFWGLVTAGSFLIGSLGMISLSGVLAMTATWLPLGLSIVVFRLIRH
- the menD gene encoding 2-succinyl-5-enolpyruvyl-6-hydroxy-3-cyclohexene-1-carboxylic-acid synthase, with translation MMAPNRNTLWANVLVDELAAAGVEYACLAPGSRSTPLTTAFAASEVEVVSLLDERSAAFFALGRGRQSGEPTAVVTTSGTATANLHPAVMEADEGRVPLVVLTADRPPELQDSGANQTADQTKLYGSAVRQYRTLPEPAPRPRALRSLRVTADRAVADAIGTPAGPVHLNIPFRKPLEPVHVEGDVPDDLGERAPLAVEGRDGPFVGISQGAVTLADEELDRVAGVIEGADRGLIVAGPASQPTPAREALVGLARATDFPVLADPLSGHRFGHADSVGICGGYDSYLDASEEWGWPDPDVVVRFGASPTSKVLRHYLRDSEARQFVVDPAGEWTEAEFTASDLLVADPTRLADDLADRIATGGDDAWRERFERAEETYWSLLDRTTTDANFEGAVLSTVAAEIPAGATLVVGNSMPVRDLDRFGQPRARSVRILGNRGVSGIDGVTSTALGAASATDGPLVGVLGDVSFYHDMNGLLALARAEVEATIVLLNNDGGGIFHMLPIEDFDPPFTDFFKTPHGLDFSPVGELYDAEFVRTASLDGFESLYRESLAAPGTQIIEITFDAAESHRVRETIHEDVRTELR
- a CDS encoding isochorismate synthase, whose protein sequence is MESVRADAVGTDHASDVLAIRGCQLDAVDPATLLADEIRRRPWTAWASPDETVAGTGSAATISVTSGDRFEAVRERASGLFANQDVATNLPPFARPRLFGGFAFHDVGVDRHADADWTGFPDAYFHLPAVSVIERDGETWLTAAAVGPDAPSTAEQTLERWQERLTNAQPSTESPPGIAARSQIPERDAWTEQVDAAVERIDRGDLRKVVLAGAQTVDLAGSLSVPAALDRLSETYPDCYRFAFAPEQAGAGTFFGATPERLLRRDGPRVQTAALAGSIGRGDTGAEDEWLAEELTDSPKDSHEHALVVEAIREQLDGFAETVTTGERTIRQLATVQHLQTPIEAILDTEVHVLSLVEALHPTPAVGGLPPDDALAAIQEAEAFDRGWYAAPIGWFDAAGDGEFAVGIRSALTRERRATLFAGAGIVADSDPDAEWDEIQLKYRPILDALR
- a CDS encoding amino acid-binding protein → MSDPQDEVRAYTVRLELVDEPGELLRALSPIADNGGNLLSIYHERGNMTPRGHIPVEVDLEASPERFDVIVDALREAGVNVIQAGKERYSEELTVVLVGHLVDTDLSDTLSQLRAENGAVTDISLAAPQGADEVSSARLRLRTEQGAVEDTLSAVRSVADQKDLRVVEPLAPGGEA